A portion of the Streptococcus sp. Marseille-Q6470 genome contains these proteins:
- the carB gene encoding carbamoyl-phosphate synthase large subunit, giving the protein MPKRTDIQKIMVIGSGPIIIGQAAEFDYAGTQACLSLKEEGYEVVLVNSNPATIMTDKEIADKVYIEPITLEFVTRILRKERPDALLPTLGGQTGLNMAMELSKNGILDELGVELLGTKLSAIDQAEDRDLFKQLMEELKQPIPESEIVNTVEEAVAFAATIGYPVIVRPAFTLGGTGGGMCANEEELREIAENGLKLSPVTQCLIERSIAGFKEIEYEVMRDSADNALVVCNMENFDPVGIHTGDSIVFAPAQTMSDYENQMLRDASLSIIRALKIEGGCNVQLALDPHSFKYYVIEVNPRVSRSSALASKATGYPIAKLAAKIAIGLTLDEVINPVTGSTYAMFEPALDYVVAKIPRFPFDKFEKGERRLGTQMKATGEVMAIGRNIEESLLKACRSLEIGVHHNEMPELADVSDDALIEKVVKAQDDRLFYVSEAIRRGYTPEEIGELTKIDIFYLDKLLHIFEIEQELGAHPQDVAVLKTAKLNGFSDRKIAELWNTTADQVRQLRLENKIVPVYKMVDTCAAEFESETPYFYSTYGWENESIKSEKESVLVLGSGPIRIGQGVEFDYATVHSVKAIQAAGYEAIIMNSNPETVSTDFSVSDKLYFEPLTFEDVMNVIDLEQPKGVIVQFGGQTAINLAEPLAKAGVTILGTQVADLDRAEDRDLFEQALKDLDIPQPPGQTATNEEEAVLAARKIGFPVLVRPSYVLGGRAMEIVENEDDLRSYMRTAVKASPDHPVLVDSYIVGQECEVDAISDGKNVLIPGIMEHIERAGVHSGDSMAVYPPQTLSQKVQETIADYTKRLAIGLNCLGMMNIQFVIKDEKVYVIEVNPRASRTVPFLSKVTNIPMAQVATKLILGQSLEELGYQDGLYPESSRVHIKAPVFSFTKLAKVDSLLGPEMKSTGEVMGSDTTLEKALYKAFEASYLHLPTFGNVVFTIADDAKEEALDLARRFQNIGYGILATEGTADFFASHGLQAQLVGKIGDDEHDIPSYVRKGKIQAIINTVGTKRTADEDGEQIRRSAIEHGVPLFTALDTADAMLKVLESRSFVTEAI; this is encoded by the coding sequence ATGCCTAAACGTACTGATATTCAAAAAATTATGGTGATTGGTTCTGGTCCGATTATTATTGGTCAGGCTGCTGAGTTTGACTATGCTGGAACCCAGGCTTGCTTGTCTTTGAAAGAAGAAGGATACGAGGTTGTCTTGGTAAACTCAAACCCTGCAACCATCATGACTGATAAGGAAATTGCAGACAAGGTTTATATCGAGCCAATCACACTCGAGTTTGTGACTCGTATTCTCCGTAAGGAACGTCCAGATGCTTTGCTTCCAACTCTTGGAGGTCAAACAGGGCTTAATATGGCCATGGAATTGTCTAAAAACGGTATTCTTGATGAATTGGGAGTAGAACTTCTCGGGACTAAATTGTCTGCCATTGATCAAGCGGAGGACCGTGATCTCTTTAAACAATTGATGGAAGAACTCAAGCAACCAATTCCAGAATCAGAAATTGTCAACACAGTAGAGGAAGCAGTTGCCTTTGCAGCAACTATTGGCTACCCAGTTATCGTCCGCCCAGCCTTTACTCTAGGTGGTACTGGTGGTGGTATGTGTGCCAACGAAGAAGAATTGCGAGAAATTGCTGAAAATGGTTTGAAGTTGTCACCTGTTACCCAGTGTTTGATTGAACGTTCCATTGCTGGTTTCAAGGAAATTGAGTATGAGGTCATGCGTGACTCAGCTGACAATGCCCTTGTTGTATGTAACATGGAAAACTTTGACCCAGTCGGGATTCATACAGGGGATTCCATCGTATTTGCCCCTGCGCAAACCATGTCAGATTATGAAAACCAAATGCTACGTGACGCGAGCTTGAGCATTATTCGTGCCCTCAAGATTGAAGGTGGATGTAACGTTCAGCTAGCCCTTGATCCGCATAGCTTCAAGTACTATGTTATCGAAGTAAACCCTCGTGTATCACGTTCGTCAGCCCTTGCTTCTAAGGCGACAGGTTATCCAATCGCTAAATTGGCTGCTAAGATTGCCATCGGTTTGACCTTGGATGAGGTCATCAACCCAGTTACAGGTTCAACCTATGCTATGTTTGAGCCAGCCCTTGACTACGTGGTTGCCAAGATTCCACGTTTCCCATTTGACAAGTTTGAAAAGGGTGAACGCCGTCTTGGTACTCAGATGAAGGCGACTGGAGAAGTTATGGCCATCGGTCGGAACATCGAGGAATCTCTCCTTAAAGCTTGTCGCTCACTTGAAATTGGGGTTCACCACAATGAAATGCCTGAGCTTGCAGATGTTTCAGATGATGCCTTGATTGAAAAGGTTGTTAAGGCTCAAGATGACCGTCTCTTCTACGTATCAGAAGCCATTCGTCGTGGTTATACACCTGAGGAAATTGGTGAGCTTACAAAAATCGATATCTTCTACCTTGATAAACTTTTGCATATCTTTGAAATTGAACAAGAATTGGGCGCACATCCTCAAGATGTAGCAGTCCTAAAAACGGCAAAACTCAATGGTTTCTCAGATCGTAAGATTGCTGAACTCTGGAATACTACAGCTGACCAAGTTCGCCAACTACGTTTGGAAAACAAGATTGTCCCAGTTTACAAGATGGTTGATACTTGTGCAGCAGAATTTGAGTCAGAAACTCCATACTTCTATTCAACCTATGGTTGGGAAAACGAATCCATCAAGTCTGAAAAGGAATCTGTACTGGTCCTAGGTTCTGGTCCAATCCGTATCGGTCAAGGGGTTGAGTTTGACTACGCGACTGTTCACTCAGTTAAGGCAATTCAAGCTGCTGGCTACGAAGCCATCATCATGAACTCAAACCCAGAAACAGTCTCAACCGACTTCTCTGTATCTGATAAACTCTACTTTGAACCATTAACGTTCGAAGATGTTATGAATGTTATCGACTTAGAGCAACCAAAAGGTGTTATCGTTCAATTTGGTGGTCAAACAGCTATCAACCTTGCTGAGCCATTAGCAAAAGCTGGGGTGACTATCCTTGGTACTCAAGTTGCGGACTTGGACCGTGCGGAAGACCGTGACCTCTTCGAACAAGCCCTCAAAGACTTGGATATTCCACAACCTCCTGGACAAACAGCAACCAATGAAGAAGAAGCAGTACTTGCTGCACGTAAAATTGGTTTCCCAGTTCTCGTTCGCCCTTCATATGTTTTGGGTGGACGTGCTATGGAAATCGTTGAGAATGAAGATGATCTTCGTTCTTACATGCGTACTGCGGTTAAGGCAAGTCCAGACCATCCTGTTCTTGTTGACTCTTATATCGTCGGACAAGAGTGTGAAGTCGATGCCATTTCAGACGGAAAAAATGTTCTCATTCCAGGTATCATGGAGCATATCGAACGTGCTGGGGTCCACTCAGGTGACTCCATGGCTGTTTATCCTCCACAAACCTTGTCGCAAAAGGTGCAAGAAACTATCGCAGACTATACTAAACGTCTTGCGATTGGCCTCAACTGTCTTGGGATGATGAACATTCAGTTTGTTATCAAGGATGAGAAAGTCTATGTTATTGAAGTGAACCCTCGTGCCAGTCGTACCGTTCCATTCCTTTCAAAAGTAACTAACATCCCAATGGCTCAGGTAGCGACTAAGTTAATTCTTGGTCAAAGTCTCGAAGAACTTGGTTACCAAGATGGACTTTACCCTGAAAGTAGTCGCGTTCATATCAAGGCGCCAGTCTTCTCCTTTACCAAGCTAGCTAAGGTAGACAGCCTTCTTGGCCCTGAAATGAAGTCAACAGGGGAAGTCATGGGTTCTGATACCACTCTTGAAAAAGCTCTCTACAAGGCCTTTGAAGCTTCTTATCTTCACTTGCCAACCTTTGGGAATGTTGTCTTTACCATCGCGGATGATGCAAAAGAAGAAGCTTTAGATTTAGCTCGTCGTTTCCAAAATATTGGCTATGGAATCCTTGCAACTGAAGGAACAGCTGACTTCTTTGCAAGTCATGGATTGCAGGCACAACTCGTTGGAAAGATTGGTGATGATGAACACGATATCCCAAGCTACGTTCGCAAAGGAAAAATTCAAGCTATCATCAACACAGTTGGTACCAAACGGACAGCTGATGAAGATGGAGAACAAATCCGTCGTTCAGCAATTGAACATGGAGTTCCACTATTTACAGCTCTAGACACAGCAGATGCGATGTTAAAAGTTTTAGAAAGCAGAAGTTTTGTTACAGAGGCTATCTAG